Proteins from a genomic interval of Cuculus canorus isolate bCucCan1 chromosome 17, bCucCan1.pri, whole genome shotgun sequence:
- the LHX5 gene encoding LIM/homeobox protein Lhx5 isoform X1, which translates to MMVHCAGCERPILDRFLLNVLDRAWHIKCVQCCECKCNLTEKCFSREGKLYCKNDFFRRFGTKCAGCSQGISPSDLVRKARNKVFHLNCFTCMVCNKQLSTGEELYIIDENKFVCKEDYLNSPSLKEGSLNSVSSCTDRSLSPDLQDPMQDDTKETDNSTSSDKETTNNENEEQNSGTKRRGPRTTIKAKQLETLKAAFAATPKPTRHIREQLAQETGLNMRVIQVWFQNRRSKERRMKQLSALGARRHAFFRSPRRMRPLGGRLDESEMLGSTPYTYYGDYQGDYYGPGGNYDFFPHGPPSQAQSPADSSYLQNSGPGSTPLGPLEPPLSGHHSSENQRYTDMISHPDTPSPEPGMTGSLHPIPGEVFSGGPSPPFSMSSNSGYSGALSHPNPELSEAAVW; encoded by the exons ATGATGGTGCATTGTGCGGGCTGCGAGAGGCCGATTTTGGACCGCTTCCTACTGAACGTCTTGGACAGGGCATGGCACATCAAATGCGTCCAGTGCTGCGAGTGCAAGTGCAACCTCACCGAGAAATGcttctccagggaaggcaaACTCTACTGCAAAAATGACTTTTTCAG gAGGTTTGGTACCAAATGCGCCGGCTGCTCCCAGGGCATCTCCCCGAGCGACCTCGTCCGAAAAGCCCGGAATAAAGTCTTTCACCTGAACTGTTTCACCTGCATGGTCTGCAACAAGCAGCTCTCCACGGGGGAGGAACTCTATATCATAGACGAAAACAAATTTGTTTGCAAAGAGGATTATTTGAACTCTCCCAGTTTGAAGGAAGGCAGCCTCAACTCAG TGTCCTCATGTACAGACAGGAGTTTGTCCCCGGATCTCCAGGACCCCATGCAGGACGACACCAAGGAGACAGACAACTCGACCTCCTCGGACAAGGAGACCACCAACAACGAGAACGAGGAGCAGAACTCGGGCACCAAGCGGAGGGGGCCCCGCACCACCATTAAAGCCAAGCAGCTGGAGACCCTCAAAGCCGCCTTCGCTGctacccccaaacccacccgcCACATCCGAGAGCAGCTGGCCCAGGAGACCGGCCTCAACATGAGAGTCATCCAG GTCTGGTTCCAGAACCGCCGGTCCAAGGAGCGCCGGATGAAGCAGCTGAGCGCGCTGGGCGCCCGCCGGCACGCCTTCTTCCGCAGCCCACGCAGGATGAGGCCCCTCGGCGGCCGCCTCGACGAGTCCGAGATGCTCGGCTCGACGCCCTACACGTACTACGGAG ATTACCAAGGCGACTACTACGGACCGGGAGGCAACTATGACTTTTTCCCCCACGGGCCGCCCTCCCAAGCGCAGTCGCCCGCCGACTCCAGCTACCTTCAGAACTCAGGACCCGGCTCCACGCCTCTGGGACCCTTGGAGCCCCCCCTAAGCGGACACCACTCCTCAGAAAACCAAAGGTACACGGATATGATCTCGCACCCCGACACCCCCAGCCCCGAGCCGGGGATGACGGGCTCGCTGCACCCCATCCCGGGAGAGGTCTTCAGCGGGGGGCCCAGCCCACCCTTCTCCATGTCCAGCAATAGCGGCTACAGCGGGGCCCTCTCGCACCCCAACCCGGAGCTCAGCGAGGCGGCCGTGTGGTAG
- the LHX5 gene encoding LIM/homeobox protein Lhx5 isoform X2, with translation MVHCAGCERPILDRFLLNVLDRAWHIKCVQCCECKCNLTEKCFSREGKLYCKNDFFRRFGTKCAGCSQGISPSDLVRKARNKVFHLNCFTCMVCNKQLSTGEELYIIDENKFVCKEDYLNSPSLKEGSLNSGTSGTDPSLSPDLQDPMQDDTKETDNSTSSDKETTNNENEEQNSGTKRRGPRTTIKAKQLETLKAAFAATPKPTRHIREQLAQETGLNMRVIQVWFQNRRSKERRMKQLSALGARRHAFFRSPRRMRPLGGRLDESEMLGSTPYTYYGDYQGDYYGPGGNYDFFPHGPPSQAQSPADSSYLQNSGPGSTPLGPLEPPLSGHHSSENQRYTDMISHPDTPSPEPGMTGSLHPIPGEVFSGGPSPPFSMSSNSGYSGALSHPNPELSEAAVW, from the exons ATGGTGCATTGTGCGGGCTGCGAGAGGCCGATTTTGGACCGCTTCCTACTGAACGTCTTGGACAGGGCATGGCACATCAAATGCGTCCAGTGCTGCGAGTGCAAGTGCAACCTCACCGAGAAATGcttctccagggaaggcaaACTCTACTGCAAAAATGACTTTTTCAG gAGGTTTGGTACCAAATGCGCCGGCTGCTCCCAGGGCATCTCCCCGAGCGACCTCGTCCGAAAAGCCCGGAATAAAGTCTTTCACCTGAACTGTTTCACCTGCATGGTCTGCAACAAGCAGCTCTCCACGGGGGAGGAACTCTATATCATAGACGAAAACAAATTTGTTTGCAAAGAGGATTATTTGAACTCTCCCAGTTTGAAGGAAGGCAGCCTCAACTCAGGTACGAGCG GGACAGATCC GAGTTTGTCCCCGGATCTCCAGGACCCCATGCAGGACGACACCAAGGAGACAGACAACTCGACCTCCTCGGACAAGGAGACCACCAACAACGAGAACGAGGAGCAGAACTCGGGCACCAAGCGGAGGGGGCCCCGCACCACCATTAAAGCCAAGCAGCTGGAGACCCTCAAAGCCGCCTTCGCTGctacccccaaacccacccgcCACATCCGAGAGCAGCTGGCCCAGGAGACCGGCCTCAACATGAGAGTCATCCAG GTCTGGTTCCAGAACCGCCGGTCCAAGGAGCGCCGGATGAAGCAGCTGAGCGCGCTGGGCGCCCGCCGGCACGCCTTCTTCCGCAGCCCACGCAGGATGAGGCCCCTCGGCGGCCGCCTCGACGAGTCCGAGATGCTCGGCTCGACGCCCTACACGTACTACGGAG ATTACCAAGGCGACTACTACGGACCGGGAGGCAACTATGACTTTTTCCCCCACGGGCCGCCCTCCCAAGCGCAGTCGCCCGCCGACTCCAGCTACCTTCAGAACTCAGGACCCGGCTCCACGCCTCTGGGACCCTTGGAGCCCCCCCTAAGCGGACACCACTCCTCAGAAAACCAAAGGTACACGGATATGATCTCGCACCCCGACACCCCCAGCCCCGAGCCGGGGATGACGGGCTCGCTGCACCCCATCCCGGGAGAGGTCTTCAGCGGGGGGCCCAGCCCACCCTTCTCCATGTCCAGCAATAGCGGCTACAGCGGGGCCCTCTCGCACCCCAACCCGGAGCTCAGCGAGGCGGCCGTGTGGTAG